The window TGCGCGCCTCCGGGCTCGGAGAACAACCGCGTCGCCGTCGTCTCCAGCATCATCCCCATCGACGGCGCGACCGGCTTGCACCGCGCGATCTCCTGCCAGGACATCACGCCCGGGTTCAGGTGCGGCAGCAGGCCGGTCTCCTCCAGCACCCGCACCGCGAGCGAGCGGACGTAGTCCAGCGTCGAGTCGTACCCCTTCGAGTCCAGCCACTCGCGCGCGACCGGCCAGCGGTCCTCGGGCCGGTCCCCCAGCGTGAACAGCGCCTCCAGGCAACCGAGCTCGGCGCCCTCCTTGCACAACGCCACGACCTCATCCGGCGACAGGTAGGGCTCGCGGCCCTCCCGTCGCAGCGCACCCGGCGTCGTCACGAACGTGCAGTAGTGGCACCGGTCCCGGCACAACCGGGTCACCGGGACGAACACCTTCGGCGAGAACGTCACGACTCCCGGCCGGCCCGCGGCCACCAGACCGGCGTCCCGCACCCGGCCGGCCGTGGCCACCAGATCGGCGAGATCGGCACCCCGACACGCCAGCAGCACGGCGACCTCGTCGAGGTTCAACGACGACCCGTCGCGCGCTCGGCGCAGGGCACGTCGCACTTCGGCCGGCGTGGGTGTCACGCGACCATCCTCGGTACCCGCCCCGGGCGGCCGGAAACCGGGGGTGCGGGTCAGGCCGCGAAGCGCTCCACGAGAGTCGCGCAGAACGCCTTGAGGTGGTCGGGCTTGCGCGAGCTGATCAGGTCCGCGGAGACCTCGGAGACGAGGTCGTCGACGTCGAAGGTGTCGGCCTGGTCCAGGTGGTGAAAGGCCTGCCCGGTGCGCTCGTCCGCCCCTCTCGGTCCGGGTCTCTCGGAAGCGGCTACCCGGGGCGAGGCGGGACAGGTCGGAGGCTCAGGCCCCCGCGAGCTTGGCCCGGAGGAACTTCGCGACGCCGTCGAGCGCGTCGAGCGCCTCGGGGATCTGCGCCATCGAGCGGGCGAAACCGTGCATCTGCCCGTCGAAACTGACGCGCTCGACGGACACGCCCGCCTTCTCGATCGCGTCGGCGAGCGCGAGGCCCTCGTCGCGCAGCGGGTCGAAGCCCGCCGTCAGGACCTGCGTCGGCGGGAGCGTCGACAGGTCGAGCTCGAGCAGGTCGGCGGGCAGGGCGGTGCGCGGCTCCGGGTTCAGGTACTGCGCCCAGTACCAGCGCATCGACTCCTTGGTCAGGCCGTAACCGCTGCCCAGGGTCTCCCAGGACGGGGTGTCGAGTTTCGGGGAGACGACGGGGTAGATCAGGCCGAGCCCGGAGATCGGGATGCCCGCCCGGCCGGCGACACTCGCGACCAGCGTGACCAGGTGCGCGCCGGCGCTGTCCCCGCAGAGCGCGATCGGGTTGCCCTCGGTCATCGACGCCTGGACGACCTTCATCACCTGTCCGGCCGCCACGGGGTGCTGGGCTTCGGGCGCCGGCGTGTAGCCGACGGAGACGACCGTGACCCCGGACCGGTTCGCCAGCGCCCGGCAGACGGTGTCGTAGGTGTCGAGCGTCCCGGCGACCCAGCCGCCGCCGTGGGCGTAGACGATCCCGGCCGGGGCGGCGCCCGCCGGCCGGTAGACCCGGACGAGGACCTCGTCGATCTGCCCGTCGACGACGGTCTCGACCGGCTCGCCGGGGCCGGACAGGAACTCGGCCCGCGCGACGTGCGCGGCCTGGGCCTCCTCCGGGGTCCCGGCCTCGACCGGGGTCCCCGGCAGAGCCTGGAGGGCTTCGAGCAGAGCGGCGGCAGAGGCGTCGAGCGTGGTCATGGCCTCACGTTAGCCGGGTCACTCCGGAGCCCTGCTGCGGAGCCCTTTCCCGAGGTCACCGCGTCGGCACGTGCAGCCCTCGCGTGCCCACCGGCCCCACGAGGTGGAAGTGCTCCAGCGCGGGCTGGTCGGGGAACTCCAGCCGGCCCCGGGCCACGGCGACCGCGCAGACCGCGGCCATGACGATGCCGCAACCGCCGAGGACGACGGCGGCGACGAGCACGACGGTCGTCACCAACCACCCCGGCACGTCGGCGACAGCGAGGACCGGGACGCAGAGGAGGAAAACCGCCGGCGTGTAGAACGAGACCCAGGCGTCGACCTGCATGACGCGTCGGAGCATGCGGTCCTCGGGCCGGAACGTCGCGTTCGGAGTCATGCTCCCAGCGTGGCCGCCGCCGTGCGGAGAGTCGATTACCTCTCAGGTAGTCCGGTCAGGTAGTCCGGCGGTGCACCGAGACGGCGTACCCGCCCGCCGCCGTCCAGGGGTCGCCGTCCCAGGTGCCGCGGCGGTCGACGGCGGTGAGGCCCGCGGCCGCGCACCAGGCGTCGTAGTCCTCGATCGGGACGGTCGCGGCCGGTGCGGGCAGGTGGGCGCGGTCCAGGCCGAACCCCGACACCAGCAGCCCGTCCGGGCGCAGGTGCGCGGCCAGGCGCTCCAGCACCCGCGCTCCCGTGCCCGGCGCGAGGAACGGGAACACGTTGCCGGCGGCCACCACGAGATCGAACGGGGCGGCGTCGGGGGTGTCGCTCAGGTCGAGCTCCGCGAGATCGGCCAGGTACCAGCGGACGCCGGGGATGCGCCGGGCGACCGCGAGCATCGACGCGTCGACGTCGGCGCCCGCGACGTCGAACCCGAGCTCGGCGAGCCGCGCGCCGACGCGCCCGGTCCCGCAGCCCGCGTCGAGGATGCGGGCGCCGGGCTCCACCAGCGCGGCGACGAAGTTCGCCTCGCCGTGCATGTCCTGGCCGGTGGCGGCGAGGGCCGCGATCCGGGCGGCGTAGGCCTCGCCGTCGAAGGGGGTGCTCACCGGCCGGCCGCCGGCGGCACCGCGGTGCCGACGACGGTGTTCCAGGTCCGGATCCGCCATTCGGTCACCAAACCGTTCGCCAGGTACGGATCGGCAGCGACGAAGGCCTGAACGGCGTCCTCGCTGCCCGCACTCCAGACGAGCAGTGCCCGGTCGAAGGGGTCGGCGAGGGCGCCGGCGAGCACGAGCTCCCCGCGTTCCACCGCGGCCTCGAGCAGGCCCAGATGCTCGGCGCGGAACTCGCCGCGGCGTTCCAGGTAGGTGTCGGCGAGGGAGTACTCCAGAACCACGTGCGTCATGGCGGCAACCTACTCACCCGCCAGACTGAAGCCCATGTCTCCGGCTTCCTCCCCGGCCCGTCCGGCCCTGTCGCTGCGCCAACTCCTCCCCGGCCTGGTGCAGGGCGCGGGGCGCGGCGACGACCGGCCCGACGCGCTCGCGGTGGACGGCGTCACCTGCTCCCGGGCGGACCTCCTCGCCGCGGCGCTCTCCCTCGCCGGCCGGCTCACCGGCGCGCGCACGGTGGTCGTCGAGGCCACGCCGACGCTCGAGACCGTCATCGCCGTCGTGGGAGCGCTGGCCGCCGGGGTGGCGGTGGTCCCGCTCGCCCCGGACGCGGGCCCGCTCGAGCGCGGGCACGTACTGCGGGACTCCGGCGCCGACGTCGTCCTCGGCGACCCCGCGTGGGCCGGCGAGGCCGGGTCCCCGCTCGAGCGCGTCCCGGTCCCGGCGCCCGGCACCGACGAGGCCTGCCGCCTCGACGCGGACACCCGCGCCGGCTCGTTCGTGCTGTACACGTCCGGCACCACCGGCCCGCCGAAGGGTGTCGTGCTCTCCGCGGGCGCGGTGGCCGCCGACCTCGACGCCCTCGCCGCGGCGTGGGCGTGGACGGCCGACGACGTGCTCGTCCACGGTCTTCCGCTGTTCCACGTGCACGGTCTGGTGCTCGGCGTGCTCGGCTCGCTCCGGACCGGCAACGCGCTCGTGCACACCGGGCGGCCCCTGCCGGAGCGCTACGCCGCCGCGGGCGGGTCGCTCTACTTCGGCGTGCCGACGGTGTGGTCGCGCATGGTGGCCGAGCCCGCGACGGCGGCGGCCCTGCGGCCGGCCCGCCTGCTGGTGTCGGGCAGCGCCGGTCTGCCCGCGCCCGTGTTCGACGCGCTCTCCGGTCTGACGGGCCATCAGCCCGTCGAGCGGTACGGCATGACGGAAACGCTGATCACGATCGGCGCCCGGGCGGACGGCGAGCGACGACCCGGCCAGGTCGGGCTGCCGTTGCCGGGAGTCCGCACGCGGATCCTCGGCGAGGACGGGGCCCCGGTCCCCCACGACGGCGAGACCGTCGGCGACCTGCAGGTGCAGGCGCCGACGATGTTCGACGGCTACCTGAACCGCCCCGAGGCCACCGCCGCCTGCTGGACCTCCGACGGCTGGTTCGTCACCGGCGACGTCGCGACGATCGGGCCGGACGGGTGGCACCGCATCGTCGGCCGCGCGTCCGTGGACCTGATCAAGAGTGGCGGGTACCGCATCGGAGCGGGCGAGGTGGAGGCCGCGCTGCTCGCCCACCCGGGCGTCCGCGAGGCCGCCGTCGTCGGTGAACCGGACCCCGATCTGGGCCAGCGCATCGTCGCTTTTGTCGTCGCCGACGAAGGAACGGACGCCGCGGTACTCACGCAGTTCGTGGCCGACGGACTCTCCGTGCACAAGCGGCCACGACGCGTGGAACTCGTCGAGAACCTGCCGCGTAACGCTCTGGGCAAGGTGCAGAAGTCGCTGTTGATCCCGGGCACCTGACCCGGGCTAAGGTGAGGCAAACCTTAACGTGATCGGCCCAGGAAAGAGTTCCCGCATGCGCCTGTCCCGCGCTCCCCGCCGCCTCGCGGCCGCCACCGCCGTCGCCGCCCTCGTGCTCACCGCCGCGGCCTGCGGCGACGACGACGACGAGGCGACCTCGCGCAACATCACGCCGACCTCCGGCACGATCGGATCCTCCGGATCCGGTTCCGGTTCGGGGTCCGGCTCCGGGTCCGGCTCGGCGTCGGGTGCCTTCCAGGACCAGGAGTCCGCCGGCCCGCTGACGCCCGAGGAGCAGGAGGCCGTCGACGACTACCGCGCCTACGTCACCGCGCAGGTCGCCGACAGCATCGCCAAGTCCGAGGACCTGCTCGAGGCGATTCAGGACGACGACGTCGCCGAGGCGAAGGAGATCTACCCCGAGTCGCGCGTCGGCTGGGAGAGCATCGAGCCCGTCGCCGCCGCCTTCGGTGACCTCGACCCGCGGCTGGACCTGCGCGAGGCCGACGTCGAGGCCGGCGACACCTGGACCGGCTGGCACGTCATCGAGAAGGCGCTCTGGGAGGACGAGACCACCGACGGGATGGAGGAGGTCGCCGAGACCCTGCTGAAGGACCTCGACGAACTCCGCCAGTCGGTGAAGACCGTCGTCATCACCCCGACGCTGATGGCCAACGGCGCGAAGGAACTCCTCGACGAGGTCGCCTCCGGGAAGATCACCGGCGAGGAGGAGGCGTTCAGCCACACCGACCTCTGGGACTTCCAGGCCAACGTCGACGGCGCACGCAAGGTCTTCGACCTCCTCAAGCCGATCGCGGAGGAGAACGACCCCGACCTCGTGAAGGAGCTCGAGGAGGAGTTCGACGACGTCGACGGCGAGCTCAAGAAGTACCGGCGCGGCGACGGGTTCGTCTCGTACGACTCCGTGAAGGACGCACAGCGCAAGGAGCTGTCCGACGCCGTGAACGCCCTCGCTGAGCCGCTGTCCAAGCTCGCCGGCGCGATCCAGCCCACCGAGGGCAGCGCCAGCGGCGCCGGCAGTGGCAGTGCGAGCGGGAGCAGCAGCACCAGCTGACGCTCCGTCACCACCGTGTGGAGGTGAGTCGAATGAGTTCCGAGCCCACGAACGACCAGAGCACCGAGCCGACGCCGACCGCGGAGGTCAGTCGCCGGCGCGCGCTCGGGATCGCCGGGCTCGGGGCCGCCGCGATCGGCGGACTCACGTACATCGGCCGGGAGGCCGTCGCGAGCGCGGACTCGGAGAAGGCCTCCGCGCTCGCCGCCGGGGGGCTCGCCCCGCGCGGGCTCCCGATCGCGTTCCACGGCCCGCACCAGGCCGGCATCGCGACCCCGGTGCAGGACCGGCTCCACTTCACGACCTTCGACGTGAAGACCGAGAACCGCGGCGAGCTCGTCTCGCTGCTGCAGGCGTGGACCCGCGCCGCGGAGCGGATGTGCAACGGGCTCGACGCCGTCGAGGGCGGCGCGTTCCCCCGCGTCCCCGAGTACCCGCCGGGCGACACCGGGGAGGCCGTCGGGCTGCCGGCGTCGCGGCTCACGTTGACGATCGGCTTCGGCCCCACCTTGTTCCGCAAGGGCGGCAAGGACCGCTTCGGTCTGACGGGGCGTAAGCCCGAGGCGCTCGCGGACCTGCCGAAGTTCCGCGGCGACACCCTCGACCCGCTGCGCAGCGGGGGCGACATCGCCGTCCAGGCGTGCTCGGAC of the Sporichthya polymorpha DSM 43042 genome contains:
- a CDS encoding class I SAM-dependent methyltransferase: MSTPFDGEAYAARIAALAATGQDMHGEANFVAALVEPGARILDAGCGTGRVGARLAELGFDVAGADVDASMLAVARRIPGVRWYLADLAELDLSDTPDAAPFDLVVAAGNVFPFLAPGTGARVLERLAAHLRPDGLLVSGFGLDRAHLPAPAATVPIEDYDAWCAAAGLTAVDRRGTWDGDPWTAAGGYAVSVHRRTT
- a CDS encoding YciI-like protein, translating into MTHVVLEYSLADTYLERRGEFRAEHLGLLEAAVERGELVLAGALADPFDRALLVWSAGSEDAVQAFVAADPYLANGLVTEWRIRTWNTVVGTAVPPAAGR
- a CDS encoding alpha/beta hydrolase, which gives rise to MTTLDASAAALLEALQALPGTPVEAGTPEEAQAAHVARAEFLSGPGEPVETVVDGQIDEVLVRVYRPAGAAPAGIVYAHGGGWVAGTLDTYDTVCRALANRSGVTVVSVGYTPAPEAQHPVAAGQVMKVVQASMTEGNPIALCGDSAGAHLVTLVASVAGRAGIPISGLGLIYPVVSPKLDTPSWETLGSGYGLTKESMRWYWAQYLNPEPRTALPADLLELDLSTLPPTQVLTAGFDPLRDEGLALADAIEKAGVSVERVSFDGQMHGFARSMAQIPEALDALDGVAKFLRAKLAGA
- the efeO gene encoding iron uptake system protein EfeO — encoded protein: MRLSRAPRRLAAATAVAALVLTAAACGDDDDEATSRNITPTSGTIGSSGSGSGSGSGSGSGSASGAFQDQESAGPLTPEEQEAVDDYRAYVTAQVADSIAKSEDLLEAIQDDDVAEAKEIYPESRVGWESIEPVAAAFGDLDPRLDLREADVEAGDTWTGWHVIEKALWEDETTDGMEEVAETLLKDLDELRQSVKTVVITPTLMANGAKELLDEVASGKITGEEEAFSHTDLWDFQANVDGARKVFDLLKPIAEENDPDLVKELEEEFDDVDGELKKYRRGDGFVSYDSVKDAQRKELSDAVNALAEPLSKLAGAIQPTEGSASGAGSGSASGSSSTS
- a CDS encoding AMP-binding protein, with protein sequence MSPASSPARPALSLRQLLPGLVQGAGRGDDRPDALAVDGVTCSRADLLAAALSLAGRLTGARTVVVEATPTLETVIAVVGALAAGVAVVPLAPDAGPLERGHVLRDSGADVVLGDPAWAGEAGSPLERVPVPAPGTDEACRLDADTRAGSFVLYTSGTTGPPKGVVLSAGAVAADLDALAAAWAWTADDVLVHGLPLFHVHGLVLGVLGSLRTGNALVHTGRPLPERYAAAGGSLYFGVPTVWSRMVAEPATAAALRPARLLVSGSAGLPAPVFDALSGLTGHQPVERYGMTETLITIGARADGERRPGQVGLPLPGVRTRILGEDGAPVPHDGETVGDLQVQAPTMFDGYLNRPEATAACWTSDGWFVTGDVATIGPDGWHRIVGRASVDLIKSGGYRIGAGEVEAALLAHPGVREAAVVGEPDPDLGQRIVAFVVADEGTDAAVLTQFVADGLSVHKRPRRVELVENLPRNALGKVQKSLLIPGT